Proteins found in one candidate division KSB1 bacterium genomic segment:
- a CDS encoding DUF4159 domain-containing protein yields the protein MTRMVSKISLILLSFIFCFSEEVEAQGSNGDEFTFVRIQYTSGGDNYRFRNRMGPHWQSWTVDYPFAEQNLMKGLSNWTSLNVADDPVSLSLLDPELFRYPFAYIVEVGFMVLTQPEANNLGEWLLRGGYLMVDDFHGPFEWESFVNQMKMVVPNREIVDIPITHPIFHCFYDFDEIKQIPGLGSWLGGRTHEKGGIEARCMGIFDDQDRLMVLVIRNMDMGDAWEHTYDPRYPTEYSAEAYKLGINFVIYGLTH from the coding sequence ATGACAAGGATGGTTTCGAAAATTTCTTTAATTCTGCTATCTTTCATCTTTTGTTTTTCTGAAGAAGTTGAAGCCCAGGGAAGCAATGGTGACGAATTTACTTTTGTCCGTATTCAATACACTTCCGGCGGCGACAATTACCGATTTCGCAATCGCATGGGCCCGCATTGGCAGAGTTGGACAGTGGACTACCCTTTTGCAGAACAGAATTTAATGAAGGGCCTCAGCAACTGGACCTCGCTCAATGTAGCCGATGATCCGGTTTCCTTGTCACTTCTCGATCCTGAACTCTTTCGCTACCCGTTCGCTTATATTGTTGAAGTCGGTTTTATGGTATTAACTCAGCCGGAAGCGAATAACTTAGGTGAGTGGCTTTTGCGAGGCGGTTATCTCATGGTTGACGATTTTCATGGCCCGTTTGAATGGGAAAGCTTTGTGAATCAAATGAAGATGGTTGTTCCAAACCGCGAGATAGTCGACATCCCAATCACGCATCCGATTTTTCACTGCTTTTATGATTTTGATGAGATCAAGCAAATTCCCGGGCTGGGTTCCTGGTTGGGTGGACGAACTCATGAAAAGGGTGGAATCGAAGCGCGCTGCATGGGTATCTTCGATGATCAAGATCGACTCATGGTGCTGGTAATTCGAAATATGGACATGGGAGACGCCTGGGAGCACACTTATGATCCGCGGTATCCAACTGAATATTCAGCGGAGGCATATAAGTTAGGGATTAATTTCGTAATTTACGGACTAACACATTAA
- a CDS encoding DUF58 domain-containing protein translates to MANQIRFLDPNILSKISGMELRARTIVEGFICGLHRSPYRGFSVEFAEYRKYTPGDDIRHIDWKVYARSDRYYLKEFEEETNLNCHILLDTSASMNYGSNGLSKLEYASYLAASLGYMIFQQRDGVGLITYDNQINQIIRARNKKGHMLSILRYLEKIEAANKSEMSMPLHQIAETINKKGLIILISDLLDDPAAILRGLQHFRFKGHDVILFHVMDETELTFPFKNATKFIDMEGDSQFMAIPALVRDNYMKKLRAHMSWLKRGCGRMHVDYHLLETSKPLDFALFSYLNHRSRKG, encoded by the coding sequence ATGGCGAACCAGATAAGATTTTTGGACCCCAATATTCTTTCTAAAATCTCCGGCATGGAGCTGCGCGCCCGTACGATAGTGGAAGGATTTATCTGCGGTTTGCACCGCAGTCCTTACCGGGGGTTCAGTGTGGAGTTCGCTGAATATCGCAAGTACACCCCGGGAGACGACATTCGCCATATCGACTGGAAAGTTTACGCCCGCTCCGACCGGTACTATTTGAAAGAATTCGAAGAAGAAACCAACTTGAACTGCCACATTTTGCTGGACACCAGCGCCTCGATGAATTACGGCAGCAACGGCCTGTCGAAGTTGGAATACGCCTCTTACTTGGCGGCGTCCCTGGGTTACATGATTTTTCAGCAGCGCGACGGCGTCGGGCTCATCACTTATGATAACCAGATTAACCAAATTATTCGTGCCAGAAATAAGAAAGGGCACATGCTGTCCATTTTGCGCTACCTCGAAAAAATAGAGGCGGCCAATAAAAGTGAAATGTCTATGCCGCTGCACCAGATTGCCGAGACCATCAATAAAAAAGGCCTGATTATTTTAATTTCCGATTTGCTGGATGACCCTGCTGCCATATTACGCGGGCTGCAGCATTTCCGTTTTAAAGGTCATGACGTTATCCTCTTTCATGTCATGGATGAAACAGAATTGACCTTCCCTTTTAAAAACGCGACCAAATTTATCGATATGGAAGGAGATTCACAATTTATGGCTATTCCCGCTTTGGTTCGTGATAATTATATGAAAAAATTACGGGCGCATATGTCATGGCTAAAAAGAGGCTGTGGCAGGATGCACGTTGATTACCATTTGTTAGAAACCTCTAAGCCGCTGGATTTTGCACTTTTCAGCTACTTGAATCATCGCAGTCGAAAAGGTTAA
- a CDS encoding AAA family ATPase, protein MLEPAIKVDQNEDLVFIEKLRDGNKKIIGELRKTIVGQEDVIHQVMLALYTGGNCLITGVPGLAKTLLIKTISQILDLKFKRIQFTPDLMPSDIIGTDVIEEDRTTGRRTLQFVKGPIFANIILADEINRTPPKTQAALLEAMQEHKVTTGGNTYDLEEPFFVLATQNPIELEGTYPLPEAQLDRFMFNIVVDYLPQDQEVQVVTSTTSDYVPQLERVITGKEVMEFQKVVRRVPLSQQVAEYAVRLVAASRPSGENPPDFIKKWVSWGAGLRASQCLILGGKARAILEGRYNVSIKDIQALALPVLRHRILTNFYAESEKITSTEIVQRLLETVSEPKSGL, encoded by the coding sequence ATGTTAGAACCTGCAATAAAAGTTGATCAAAACGAGGACTTGGTATTTATCGAAAAACTGCGGGATGGCAATAAAAAAATCATCGGCGAACTCAGAAAGACTATCGTTGGGCAGGAAGATGTTATTCATCAAGTTATGCTGGCTTTATACACAGGTGGTAATTGTCTAATCACCGGTGTGCCGGGTCTTGCAAAAACTTTGCTGATTAAAACCATCTCACAGATTTTAGATCTTAAATTTAAACGCATCCAGTTTACGCCGGATTTAATGCCGTCAGACATCATCGGCACCGACGTGATTGAAGAAGACCGCACAACCGGCCGCCGTACTTTGCAGTTTGTAAAAGGACCGATTTTCGCGAACATTATTTTGGCCGACGAAATCAACCGTACTCCTCCGAAAACACAGGCGGCGCTTTTGGAAGCCATGCAGGAGCACAAAGTCACAACAGGCGGCAACACTTATGATCTTGAGGAACCTTTCTTTGTTTTGGCCACTCAAAATCCCATTGAACTGGAAGGCACCTACCCGCTTCCCGAAGCGCAGTTAGACCGTTTTATGTTCAACATTGTTGTGGATTACCTGCCGCAAGATCAGGAGGTGCAGGTTGTAACTTCCACGACTTCCGATTATGTGCCGCAGCTTGAGCGCGTCATTACCGGCAAAGAAGTGATGGAGTTTCAGAAAGTTGTTCGCAGAGTGCCGTTGTCACAGCAAGTTGCTGAATATGCGGTTCGATTGGTCGCTGCCAGTAGACCGAGCGGTGAAAATCCTCCGGACTTCATTAAAAAATGGGTAAGCTGGGGCGCGGGTTTGAGGGCTTCTCAATGTCTCATTTTAGGCGGCAAAGCAAGAGCGATTCTGGAAGGCAGATATAACGTTTCTATTAAAGACATCCAAGCTTTGGCTCTGCCGGTTTTGCGCCACCGTATCCTAACAAACTTCTATGCCGAGTCGGAAAAAATCACTTCCACTGAAATTGTTCAGCGGCTTTTGGAAACAGTTTCTGAGCCGAAGTCGGGACTATAA
- a CDS encoding DUF4159 domain-containing protein yields the protein MPASAQLPTGEDFTFVRIRWTDNNIRYGYGLLMNVPPWAHDFPQAEKNLNLTIQALTNIKVSEDNKVLTFGDDEIFRYPFIYACEIGYLTLSDTEVKNLREYLLRGGFLMVDDFRWRREWNNWMREIRKVLPDQELRRLDVSHPIFHCFFDINDIHKDTPFDLGVPPEYWGIFDDNGRMMVLINFNNDVGDGWELPKETPNFSTRSYKLGINYLIYALTH from the coding sequence ATGCCCGCATCAGCCCAACTCCCCACCGGCGAGGATTTCACCTTTGTTCGAATCCGTTGGACCGATAATAATATTCGGTACGGGTACGGACTGTTAATGAACGTCCCGCCCTGGGCCCACGATTTTCCCCAAGCTGAAAAAAATTTGAACCTGACGATTCAGGCACTGACAAATATTAAAGTTTCGGAAGATAACAAAGTTTTGACTTTTGGCGACGATGAAATTTTCAGGTATCCATTTATTTATGCCTGTGAAATCGGTTATTTGACTCTTTCAGATACAGAGGTCAAAAATCTCAGAGAATACCTCCTGCGAGGTGGTTTCTTGATGGTAGATGACTTTCGCTGGCGTCGTGAATGGAATAACTGGATGAGAGAAATCCGCAAAGTGCTGCCCGATCAGGAACTCCGGCGGCTCGACGTGAGTCATCCAATCTTTCACTGTTTTTTTGACATAAATGACATTCACAAGGACACGCCATTTGATTTGGGAGTACCCCCTGAATACTGGGGAATTTTTGATGATAACGGCCGAATGATGGTACTGATCAATTTTAATAATGACGTGGGTGATGGTTGGGAATTGCCCAAAGAGACTCCGAACTTTTCAACCCGCTCGTACAAACTCGGTATTAATTACCTTATCTATGCACTGACCCACTAA
- a CDS encoding tetratricopeptide repeat protein, with protein MKLAVLLSLLLLSQFPNLALSSELVNNELQKAKSFFQQGEYEKAISKYEKLAKTDDPGLAFEANLGLGLIFIQKGDYEKAEKISRKNLETFPDHPDALTFQGRVFKRTGKYKNARAKFRQALDQNPDHLLARLNLGMMQWEWGEKIAARQTLQYLIGYYASHPNLTGNELQIIAEACIYLDRFRDANNLFTDATETDKSLWQAYIPWGELFLSKYNIPDAQGIFDDALKINPNAAGALLGLAKCLSRLNFENAIAMAEKALAVNPNLVAAHDFLAELEIAVGNYDEALDKLDKPLRINPNSLSSRTLRAVCFFFMKKRNKFAEEEQRIFAINPKYSDLYYQTAEVLAKRYLFKESVEYYEKALELDPENWAARAGLGTSLSRLGKEEAAKQELEKAFAKDPYNKYVGNLLRLFDEFPQYKTHQTKHFTIRIHEKDDAILSGYVKQLAEESFAALRKKYSFETEESVVLEIFPEHDDFAVRCFGLPGAQAFLGICFGNLVAMDSPRARTKGDFVWGQTLWHELVHVSHLKMTANRIPRWLAEGIAVYETAKAKPHWQMGLDVPFILAFKNNQTLPLKDLDSGFNRPTNPGQVTLSYFQASQIVEFIVEKYGQQKLLAMFPKFKSGLETNQVVEEVFGKNIDIFDEEFKLYIAQKYKLDKIDYSHDPRELAAHSSDLAGFLSKKLEENSSNPFLNFQFGMYYKKEGDFETAIPYLQKAKSQFPNFIEKENPYNSLAEIYIEMGEKSKAIQELTELTALKGKDAQALKLLADLCLESNNNECAVEALTKAIYITPFEPEVHQKLAEAYLALGKFDQAIVELKINLLTEPQDLAGAHCDLAAAFLKAGRKPEAKKSALAALEIAPSYERAQEILLASME; from the coding sequence TTGAAACTAGCGGTTTTACTCTCCCTTTTACTACTTTCTCAATTCCCAAACTTGGCTCTCTCTTCGGAGTTGGTTAACAACGAGTTACAAAAAGCCAAAAGCTTTTTCCAGCAAGGTGAATATGAAAAAGCAATTTCTAAATATGAGAAACTTGCAAAGACCGATGACCCCGGCCTTGCATTTGAAGCAAACCTCGGATTAGGCCTTATTTTTATCCAAAAGGGCGATTATGAGAAAGCAGAGAAAATAAGTCGAAAAAATCTCGAAACGTTTCCAGACCATCCGGATGCGCTAACATTTCAAGGGCGTGTTTTTAAACGTACAGGTAAATATAAAAATGCCCGGGCAAAGTTTCGGCAAGCGTTGGACCAAAATCCCGATCACCTTTTGGCTCGCTTAAACCTCGGAATGATGCAATGGGAGTGGGGAGAAAAAATCGCCGCCCGGCAAACGCTGCAATATTTAATTGGCTATTATGCAAGCCACCCGAATTTAACCGGCAACGAGCTGCAAATTATTGCTGAGGCTTGCATCTATCTCGACCGGTTTCGTGACGCGAATAACTTATTTACCGACGCTACTGAGACGGACAAAAGTTTGTGGCAGGCCTACATTCCCTGGGGTGAGCTTTTCCTGTCGAAATACAACATCCCGGATGCCCAGGGCATTTTTGATGACGCTTTGAAAATCAATCCAAATGCAGCCGGAGCGCTTTTAGGATTGGCCAAGTGTTTGAGCCGGTTGAATTTTGAGAATGCAATTGCGATGGCTGAGAAAGCCCTTGCTGTTAACCCCAATTTGGTGGCCGCTCATGATTTTTTAGCCGAACTGGAAATCGCTGTCGGAAATTACGACGAAGCTCTGGATAAATTAGATAAGCCGCTTCGGATTAATCCAAATTCGCTTTCCTCCCGAACTCTGCGAGCCGTCTGTTTTTTCTTCATGAAAAAAAGGAATAAGTTTGCTGAAGAAGAGCAGCGTATTTTTGCGATTAATCCGAAATACAGTGATTTATATTATCAAACTGCCGAAGTTCTTGCGAAGCGTTATTTGTTTAAAGAGTCCGTCGAGTATTATGAAAAGGCGTTAGAGCTCGATCCCGAAAACTGGGCGGCCCGGGCCGGGCTTGGCACCAGTCTGAGCCGATTGGGAAAAGAGGAAGCCGCTAAACAAGAGCTTGAGAAGGCTTTTGCAAAAGATCCTTACAATAAATATGTTGGCAATTTGCTCCGCCTTTTTGATGAATTTCCTCAATACAAAACCCATCAAACAAAACATTTTACCATTCGCATCCACGAGAAAGATGATGCGATTTTATCCGGCTATGTCAAACAATTAGCCGAAGAAAGTTTTGCTGCATTGCGCAAGAAATATTCATTCGAAACTGAAGAATCTGTGGTTTTGGAAATCTTCCCGGAACATGACGATTTTGCGGTCCGGTGTTTTGGCCTGCCCGGGGCACAGGCGTTTCTCGGGATTTGCTTTGGCAATTTAGTCGCCATGGATTCCCCGCGCGCCCGCACAAAAGGCGACTTCGTTTGGGGGCAGACTCTCTGGCACGAACTGGTGCATGTTAGCCACTTAAAAATGACCGCAAACCGCATCCCCCGTTGGTTGGCCGAGGGAATAGCAGTTTATGAAACAGCGAAAGCGAAACCGCATTGGCAAATGGGGTTGGATGTGCCGTTTATTTTGGCATTTAAAAACAACCAAACCTTGCCGCTGAAAGATCTCGATTCCGGTTTCAATCGACCCACCAATCCCGGACAAGTGACGCTGTCTTATTTTCAGGCCTCGCAGATTGTAGAATTTATTGTCGAAAAATACGGTCAGCAAAAATTGCTGGCGATGTTTCCGAAGTTTAAATCCGGATTGGAAACCAACCAGGTTGTCGAAGAGGTGTTTGGCAAGAATATTGACATATTTGATGAAGAATTTAAGTTGTACATCGCGCAAAAATATAAATTAGACAAAATTGATTATTCACATGATCCTCGGGAACTTGCCGCTCATTCGAGTGATTTAGCCGGTTTTTTGTCAAAAAAACTGGAAGAAAATTCCAGCAACCCGTTTCTGAATTTTCAGTTTGGTATGTACTATAAAAAAGAAGGCGACTTTGAGACAGCCATCCCCTATTTACAAAAAGCCAAGTCTCAATTTCCAAATTTTATTGAAAAAGAAAATCCTTACAATTCGCTTGCGGAGATTTATATTGAGATGGGGGAGAAGTCGAAAGCCATTCAAGAGCTGACCGAATTAACCGCTTTAAAGGGGAAGGATGCACAAGCGCTCAAATTGCTGGCTGACTTGTGTCTTGAATCAAACAATAATGAATGTGCAGTTGAAGCCCTGACGAAAGCAATTTATATTACGCCGTTTGAGCCGGAAGTTCACCAGAAATTAGCTGAGGCCTACCTGGCTCTCGGAAAGTTTGATCAGGCTATCGTTGAGTTGAAGATTAACTTACTTACCGAACCTCAAGATTTGGCTGGCGCGCATTGCGATTTAGCAGCCGCATTTTTGAAAGCCGGCAGAAAACCTGAAGCGAAGAAATCCGCTTTAGCCGCCTTGGAAATCGCCCCGAGTTACGAACGCGCCCAGGAGATTTTACTTGCGAGTATGGAGTAG